The proteins below come from a single Vanacampus margaritifer isolate UIUO_Vmar chromosome 10, RoL_Vmar_1.0, whole genome shotgun sequence genomic window:
- the hmmr gene encoding hyaluronan mediated motility receptor isoform X1 has protein sequence MSFSRAPLKRFNEAVGCAPAPGIYDIKPEEPKGAVSFEKSDRFKHAKAVPPPSPSRITLMSPVRRTLSADGMVEASSTKKREHSMTLEMKQRRLLEKEIRSLVQQRGEQDRRLFSLEEDLKKVEAKMLAAVRERTGLNANITTLERQKAELKKVNEFLKNKVSADTTKKRINSLAMELMEARNKLDSKNKELSVLQLSADGHLKELETERKASKDSLKALTDRNNDLEDLYQVMKTQNEELEQQNDRLHAEIRQLQVEIKAIQEYLDASNEQIQDLRLKLKETTEQDIVCNSELEKIKHLEEELEQCTTKLESTEVALRQKEKDVLKYEHEMQATKKALAEAESKLKSQELKLKASQEAVSDCQATVGQQEAELTLLREKLQTTERKMIEDVSHLEQKCLLLVEEKNKIREERLEELTTELKLLKDTNQDEKEKRIELQHEHSSLIEELTKERALVDSLTVVLQQERHESEECRSKLNEELEEVLGELALMEEQVQRRGEAGEQSREEINMLERQLRETRELFERDLSLLKEYHSTAMKELQEKHESTLKRMGEMSTELECTKESQRGAEESRKKLKEELDQVIQQKDVEHKIRLQSSGVLQEVQARLDQKVQEMQALEASHAVRICQFEQELQRQTKDMHDALRQVEEQKGQEIAELHYQEQMVLKHLEEVRQEKVNIMEQLLQEKEEKIKYQAQLEVKRAELEAETQDHQQLRSEVLRLQTELNRLGEERSGLVSQVEVSDQSLMMTDTEKRRLQAHLDEIQQECVNLQAQTALAEEKVDGLLCKMEEQEQERNTLQCQVGVLTQEKVTLQWEMDEQRQKLQKQMSKAQDNSSSNSETEHWRSQYEELLAKVKPFEEQLNYFAAERRALINEKGANQEELNKLSDAYARLLGHQNQKQKIKHVMKLKDENYDLKQEVLKLRSQLSRQKSDPNHLKSKLPSESQRRFDPSKAFQHNKENRHAETATPLREENHTARRFF, from the exons ATGTCTTTCTCAAGAGCTCCTTTGAAAAGGTTCAACGAAGCTGTCG GTTGTGCCCCTGCCCCGGGCATCTATGACATAAAACCTGAAGAACCAAAGGGAGCTGTATCCTTTGAGAAATCGGATCGGTTCAAACATGCTAAGGCAG TGCCCCCACCATCACCCTCCAGGATTACACTAATGTCTCCTGTTAGACGAACATTGTCAGCTGATGGAATG GTTGAGGCGTCAAGtacaaaaaagagagaacatTCCATGACCTTGGAAATGAAACAACGTCGATTATTAGAGAAGGAg ATCCGCTCACTGGTCCAGCAGAGAGGGGAGCAGGATCGACGATTGTTCTCCCTTGAGGAGGACCTAAAAAAGGTGGAGGCTAAAATGTTAGCGGCAGTCAGGGAACGGACCGGCCTCAATGCTAACATCACCACCCTTGAAAGGCAGAAAGCTGAACTAAAGAAAGtcaatgagtttttaaaaaacaag GTTTCAGctgacacaacaaaaaaaaggatcaatTCACTTGCAATGGAGTTGATGGAAGCCAGGAACAAATTGGACAGCAAAAATAAG GAGCTAAGTGTTCTACAGCTCAGCGCCGATGGTCACCTTAAGGAGTTAGAAACAGAGCGCAAAGCTAGCAAGGATTCTCTCAAAGCTTTGACAGACAGGAATAATGACTTGG AGGATCTCtatcaagtgatgaaaacccaaaATGAGGAGTTGGAACAACAGAATGACAGGTTACATG CTGAGATACGGCAGCTTCAAGTGGAGATCAAGGCTATACAGGAATATCTGGATGCATCTAATGAGCAGATTCAG GACCTGCGCTTAAAGCTTAAAGAGACTACAGAACAGGACATTGTATGTAACTCTGAGCTGGAGAAAATTAA ACACCTAGAGGAGGAGTTGGAGCAGTGCACCACAAAGCTTGAAAGCACTGAAGTTGCTCTCAGGCAAAAAGAGAAGGATGTACTGAAATATGAGCACGAGATGCAGGCCACAAAGAAGGCTTTAGCAGAAGCGGAGAGCAAGTTGAAGAGCCAAGAGTTGAAGCTTAAGGCTTCCCAAGAGGCTGTGAGTGACTGTCAAGCAACAGTTGGTCAGCAAGAGGCTGAACTTACCTTGCTACGGGAGAAGCTCCAGACAACGGAGAGGAAGATGATTGAAGATGTGTCACATCTTGAACAGAAATGTCTGCTTTTGGTGGAGGAGAAAA ACAAAATTCGAGAGGAGAGACTGGAGGAGTTGACAACAGAGCTAAAACTGCTGAAGGACACTAACCAAGATGAGAAAGAGAAAAGGATTGAGCTCCAGCATGAGCATTCTTCTCTCATTGAGGAACTGACAAAAGAAAGG GCCCTGGTTGACTCTCTGACTGTGGTGCTGCAGCAAGAGAGGCACGAGTCAGAAGAATGCCGCAGTAAGCTGAATGAGGAGTTGGAGGAGGTTCTGGGAGAGCTGGCTCTCATGGAGGAGCAGGTGCAAAGACGAGGTGAAGCAGGCGAGCAGAGTCGGGAGGAAATTAATATGTTGGAGAGACAACTCCGTGAAACCAGGGAACTTTTTGAGCG CGACCTGTCATTGTTGAAAGAGTATCACTCGACTGCCATGAAAGAACTACAAGAGAAGCACGAAAGCACATTGAAGAGAATGGGAGAGATGTCGACAGAGCTGGAATG CACCAAAGAGTCTCAGAGGGGAGCAGAAGAGAGTCGTAAAAAACTGAAAGAGGAGCTGGACCAAGTGATTCAACAAAAAGACGTGGAGCACAAAATAAGACTTCAGAGTTCAGG AGTTTTGCAGGAGGTACAAGCTCGCCTTGATCAAAAAGTTCAGGAGATGCAGGCCTTGGAGGCCAGCCATGCTGTGAGAATCTGTCAGTTCGAGCAGGAGCTTCAGCGACAGACAAAAGACATGCATGATGCATTGAGGCAAGTTGAAGAGCAGAAAGGACAAGAAATTGCTGAACTTCACTATCAGGAACAAATGGTTCTGAAACATCTTGAGGAAGTCCGCCAGGAAAAGGTGAACATAATGGAGCAACTGctacaagaaaaagaagagaaaattaAATATCAAGCACAGCTTGAGGTGAAAAGGGCAGAACTGGAGGCTGAAACTCAAGACCACCAACAGCTCAGGTCAGAGGTTCTCAGACTACAGACGGAGCTCAATAGATTAGGTGAGGAAAGAAGTGGACTTGTGTCTCAAGTTGAAGTGTCAGACCAATCGTTGATGATGACAGATACAGAGAAGAGGCGGCTTCAGGCTCACTTGGATGAAATTCAGCAGGAGTGCGTGAACCTTCAGGCACAGACAGCCCTCGCAGAGGAGAAGGTGGACGGTCTGCTGTGCAAAATggaagaacaagaacaagagcGGAACACTCTGCAGTGCCAGGTTGGGGTCCTGACTCAGGAGAAGGTCACACTGCAGTGGGAGATGGACGAGCAGCGGCAGAAACTCCAAAAGCAAATGAGTAAAGCACAGGACAATAG CTCTTCGAATTCCGAGACGGAACACTGGAGGTCACAGTATGAAGAACTTCTTGCTAAGGTTAAACCCTTTGAG GAGCAACTGAATTACTTTGCTGCTGAGCGAAGGGCACTCATCAACGAAAAGGGAGCAAACCAGGAGGAGCTTAACAAGCTCTCAGATGCTTACGCTCGTCTGCTGGGTCACCAGAACCAGAAGCAGAAGATTAAACATGTGATGAAGCTAAAAGATGAAAATTATGACCTGAAACAG GAGGTGCTGAAGCTTCGCTCCCAGTTGAGCCGTCAGAAGAGTGATCCAAATCACCTCAAATCAAAGCTGCCCAGTGAATCTCAGCGCAGGTTTGATCCCAGTAAAGCGTTCCAGCACAATAAGGAGAACAGGCATGCTGAGACTGCTACCCCTCTGAGAGAAG AAAATCACACAGCAAGGAGATTCTTCTAG
- the LOC144059083 gene encoding insulin-like isoform X2, with protein MGYQRSSHIFWSPHSMAKASWVVSILFLLVVPVPRVTAVPTQHLCGSHLVDALYFVCGERGFFHSPKRLHKRELDHLLRFLSKRARQEQRLWRKFSGGDESKVKRGIVEQCCHKPCSIYHLEGYCD; from the exons atgggctatcagcgatccagtcatatattctg GTCTCCACATTCTATGGCCAAGGCATCATGGGTAGTGTCCATCCTGTTTTTGCTGGTGGTCCCTGTTCCACGGGTTACCGCCGTACCTACCCAGCACCTTTGTGGCTCCCACCTTGTGGACGCCCTGTACTTCGTATGTGGAGAGAGGGGCTTTTTCCACAGTCCGAAACGACTTCACAAGAGGGAGCTGGATCACTTGCTCA GGTTCCTGTCTAAAAGGGCCAGACAAGAACAGCGGCTGTGGAGGAAATTTTCTGGCGGTGATGAGTCCAAGGTGAAGCGAGGCATCGTGGAGCAATGCTGTCATAAGCCATGCAGCATTTACCACCTGGAAGGCTACTGCGACTGA
- the LOC144059083 gene encoding insulin-like isoform X1, with amino-acid sequence MPIRMPTGHSVNKKTREADKTQVHVRSCSTALRGLKQRSPHSMAKASWVVSILFLLVVPVPRVTAVPTQHLCGSHLVDALYFVCGERGFFHSPKRLHKRELDHLLRFLSKRARQEQRLWRKFSGGDESKVKRGIVEQCCHKPCSIYHLEGYCD; translated from the exons ATGCCGATCAGGATGCCCACAGGTCACAGTGTTAATAAGAAGACCAGAGAAGCTGACAAAACACAGGTGCATGTGAGGAG CTGCTCCACTGCACTGAGAGGCCTCAAACAAAG GTCTCCACATTCTATGGCCAAGGCATCATGGGTAGTGTCCATCCTGTTTTTGCTGGTGGTCCCTGTTCCACGGGTTACCGCCGTACCTACCCAGCACCTTTGTGGCTCCCACCTTGTGGACGCCCTGTACTTCGTATGTGGAGAGAGGGGCTTTTTCCACAGTCCGAAACGACTTCACAAGAGGGAGCTGGATCACTTGCTCA GGTTCCTGTCTAAAAGGGCCAGACAAGAACAGCGGCTGTGGAGGAAATTTTCTGGCGGTGATGAGTCCAAGGTGAAGCGAGGCATCGTGGAGCAATGCTGTCATAAGCCATGCAGCATTTACCACCTGGAAGGCTACTGCGACTGA
- the hmmr gene encoding hyaluronan mediated motility receptor isoform X2 translates to MSFSRAPLKRFNEAVGCAPAPGIYDIKPEEPKGAVSFEKSDRFKHAKAVPPPSPSRITLMSPVRRTLSADGMVEASSTKKREHSMTLEMKQRRLLEKEIRSLVQQRGEQDRRLFSLEEDLKKVEAKMLAAVRERTGLNANITTLERQKAELKKVNEFLKNKVSADTTKKRINSLAMELMEARNKLDSKNKELSVLQLSADGHLKELETERKASKDSLKALTDRNNDLEDLYQVMKTQNEELEQQNDRLHAEIRQLQVEIKAIQEYLDASNEQIQDLRLKLKETTEQDIVCNSELEKIKHLEEELEQCTTKLESTEVALRQKEKDVLKYEHEMQATKKALAEAESKLKSQELKLKASQEAVSDCQATVGQQEAELTLLREKLQTTERKMIEDVSHLEQKCLLLVEEKNKIREERLEELTTELKLLKDTNQDEKEKRIELQHEHSSLIEELTKERALVDSLTVVLQQERHESEECRSKLNEELEEVLGELALMEEQVQRRGEAGEQSREEINMLERQLRETRELFERDLSLLKEYHSTAMKELQEKHESTLKRMGEMSTELECTKESQRGAEESRKKLKEELDQVIQQKDVEHKIRLQSSGVLQEVQARLDQKVQEMQALEASHAVRICQFEQELQRQTKDMHDALRQVEEQKGQEIAELHYQEQMVLKHLEEVRQEKVNIMEQLLQEKEEKIKYQAQLEVKRAELEAETQDHQQLRSEVLRLQTELNRLDTEKRRLQAHLDEIQQECVNLQAQTALAEEKVDGLLCKMEEQEQERNTLQCQVGVLTQEKVTLQWEMDEQRQKLQKQMSKAQDNSSSNSETEHWRSQYEELLAKVKPFEEQLNYFAAERRALINEKGANQEELNKLSDAYARLLGHQNQKQKIKHVMKLKDENYDLKQEVLKLRSQLSRQKSDPNHLKSKLPSESQRRFDPSKAFQHNKENRHAETATPLREENHTARRFF, encoded by the exons ATGTCTTTCTCAAGAGCTCCTTTGAAAAGGTTCAACGAAGCTGTCG GTTGTGCCCCTGCCCCGGGCATCTATGACATAAAACCTGAAGAACCAAAGGGAGCTGTATCCTTTGAGAAATCGGATCGGTTCAAACATGCTAAGGCAG TGCCCCCACCATCACCCTCCAGGATTACACTAATGTCTCCTGTTAGACGAACATTGTCAGCTGATGGAATG GTTGAGGCGTCAAGtacaaaaaagagagaacatTCCATGACCTTGGAAATGAAACAACGTCGATTATTAGAGAAGGAg ATCCGCTCACTGGTCCAGCAGAGAGGGGAGCAGGATCGACGATTGTTCTCCCTTGAGGAGGACCTAAAAAAGGTGGAGGCTAAAATGTTAGCGGCAGTCAGGGAACGGACCGGCCTCAATGCTAACATCACCACCCTTGAAAGGCAGAAAGCTGAACTAAAGAAAGtcaatgagtttttaaaaaacaag GTTTCAGctgacacaacaaaaaaaaggatcaatTCACTTGCAATGGAGTTGATGGAAGCCAGGAACAAATTGGACAGCAAAAATAAG GAGCTAAGTGTTCTACAGCTCAGCGCCGATGGTCACCTTAAGGAGTTAGAAACAGAGCGCAAAGCTAGCAAGGATTCTCTCAAAGCTTTGACAGACAGGAATAATGACTTGG AGGATCTCtatcaagtgatgaaaacccaaaATGAGGAGTTGGAACAACAGAATGACAGGTTACATG CTGAGATACGGCAGCTTCAAGTGGAGATCAAGGCTATACAGGAATATCTGGATGCATCTAATGAGCAGATTCAG GACCTGCGCTTAAAGCTTAAAGAGACTACAGAACAGGACATTGTATGTAACTCTGAGCTGGAGAAAATTAA ACACCTAGAGGAGGAGTTGGAGCAGTGCACCACAAAGCTTGAAAGCACTGAAGTTGCTCTCAGGCAAAAAGAGAAGGATGTACTGAAATATGAGCACGAGATGCAGGCCACAAAGAAGGCTTTAGCAGAAGCGGAGAGCAAGTTGAAGAGCCAAGAGTTGAAGCTTAAGGCTTCCCAAGAGGCTGTGAGTGACTGTCAAGCAACAGTTGGTCAGCAAGAGGCTGAACTTACCTTGCTACGGGAGAAGCTCCAGACAACGGAGAGGAAGATGATTGAAGATGTGTCACATCTTGAACAGAAATGTCTGCTTTTGGTGGAGGAGAAAA ACAAAATTCGAGAGGAGAGACTGGAGGAGTTGACAACAGAGCTAAAACTGCTGAAGGACACTAACCAAGATGAGAAAGAGAAAAGGATTGAGCTCCAGCATGAGCATTCTTCTCTCATTGAGGAACTGACAAAAGAAAGG GCCCTGGTTGACTCTCTGACTGTGGTGCTGCAGCAAGAGAGGCACGAGTCAGAAGAATGCCGCAGTAAGCTGAATGAGGAGTTGGAGGAGGTTCTGGGAGAGCTGGCTCTCATGGAGGAGCAGGTGCAAAGACGAGGTGAAGCAGGCGAGCAGAGTCGGGAGGAAATTAATATGTTGGAGAGACAACTCCGTGAAACCAGGGAACTTTTTGAGCG CGACCTGTCATTGTTGAAAGAGTATCACTCGACTGCCATGAAAGAACTACAAGAGAAGCACGAAAGCACATTGAAGAGAATGGGAGAGATGTCGACAGAGCTGGAATG CACCAAAGAGTCTCAGAGGGGAGCAGAAGAGAGTCGTAAAAAACTGAAAGAGGAGCTGGACCAAGTGATTCAACAAAAAGACGTGGAGCACAAAATAAGACTTCAGAGTTCAGG AGTTTTGCAGGAGGTACAAGCTCGCCTTGATCAAAAAGTTCAGGAGATGCAGGCCTTGGAGGCCAGCCATGCTGTGAGAATCTGTCAGTTCGAGCAGGAGCTTCAGCGACAGACAAAAGACATGCATGATGCATTGAGGCAAGTTGAAGAGCAGAAAGGACAAGAAATTGCTGAACTTCACTATCAGGAACAAATGGTTCTGAAACATCTTGAGGAAGTCCGCCAGGAAAAGGTGAACATAATGGAGCAACTGctacaagaaaaagaagagaaaattaAATATCAAGCACAGCTTGAGGTGAAAAGGGCAGAACTGGAGGCTGAAACTCAAGACCACCAACAGCTCAGGTCAGAGGTTCTCAGACTACAGACGGAGCTCAATAGATTAG ATACAGAGAAGAGGCGGCTTCAGGCTCACTTGGATGAAATTCAGCAGGAGTGCGTGAACCTTCAGGCACAGACAGCCCTCGCAGAGGAGAAGGTGGACGGTCTGCTGTGCAAAATggaagaacaagaacaagagcGGAACACTCTGCAGTGCCAGGTTGGGGTCCTGACTCAGGAGAAGGTCACACTGCAGTGGGAGATGGACGAGCAGCGGCAGAAACTCCAAAAGCAAATGAGTAAAGCACAGGACAATAG CTCTTCGAATTCCGAGACGGAACACTGGAGGTCACAGTATGAAGAACTTCTTGCTAAGGTTAAACCCTTTGAG GAGCAACTGAATTACTTTGCTGCTGAGCGAAGGGCACTCATCAACGAAAAGGGAGCAAACCAGGAGGAGCTTAACAAGCTCTCAGATGCTTACGCTCGTCTGCTGGGTCACCAGAACCAGAAGCAGAAGATTAAACATGTGATGAAGCTAAAAGATGAAAATTATGACCTGAAACAG GAGGTGCTGAAGCTTCGCTCCCAGTTGAGCCGTCAGAAGAGTGATCCAAATCACCTCAAATCAAAGCTGCCCAGTGAATCTCAGCGCAGGTTTGATCCCAGTAAAGCGTTCCAGCACAATAAGGAGAACAGGCATGCTGAGACTGCTACCCCTCTGAGAGAAG AAAATCACACAGCAAGGAGATTCTTCTAG
- the hmmr gene encoding hyaluronan mediated motility receptor isoform X3 — translation MSFSRAPLKRFNEAVVPPPSPSRITLMSPVRRTLSADGMVEASSTKKREHSMTLEMKQRRLLEKEIRSLVQQRGEQDRRLFSLEEDLKKVEAKMLAAVRERTGLNANITTLERQKAELKKVNEFLKNKVSADTTKKRINSLAMELMEARNKLDSKNKELSVLQLSADGHLKELETERKASKDSLKALTDRNNDLEDLYQVMKTQNEELEQQNDRLHAEIRQLQVEIKAIQEYLDASNEQIQDLRLKLKETTEQDIVCNSELEKIKHLEEELEQCTTKLESTEVALRQKEKDVLKYEHEMQATKKALAEAESKLKSQELKLKASQEAVSDCQATVGQQEAELTLLREKLQTTERKMIEDVSHLEQKCLLLVEEKNKIREERLEELTTELKLLKDTNQDEKEKRIELQHEHSSLIEELTKERALVDSLTVVLQQERHESEECRSKLNEELEEVLGELALMEEQVQRRGEAGEQSREEINMLERQLRETRELFERDLSLLKEYHSTAMKELQEKHESTLKRMGEMSTELECTKESQRGAEESRKKLKEELDQVIQQKDVEHKIRLQSSGVLQEVQARLDQKVQEMQALEASHAVRICQFEQELQRQTKDMHDALRQVEEQKGQEIAELHYQEQMVLKHLEEVRQEKVNIMEQLLQEKEEKIKYQAQLEVKRAELEAETQDHQQLRSEVLRLQTELNRLGEERSGLVSQVEVSDQSLMMTDTEKRRLQAHLDEIQQECVNLQAQTALAEEKVDGLLCKMEEQEQERNTLQCQVGVLTQEKVTLQWEMDEQRQKLQKQMSKAQDNSSSNSETEHWRSQYEELLAKVKPFEEQLNYFAAERRALINEKGANQEELNKLSDAYARLLGHQNQKQKIKHVMKLKDENYDLKQEVLKLRSQLSRQKSDPNHLKSKLPSESQRRFDPSKAFQHNKENRHAETATPLREENHTARRFF, via the exons ATGTCTTTCTCAAGAGCTCCTTTGAAAAGGTTCAACGAAGCTGTCG TGCCCCCACCATCACCCTCCAGGATTACACTAATGTCTCCTGTTAGACGAACATTGTCAGCTGATGGAATG GTTGAGGCGTCAAGtacaaaaaagagagaacatTCCATGACCTTGGAAATGAAACAACGTCGATTATTAGAGAAGGAg ATCCGCTCACTGGTCCAGCAGAGAGGGGAGCAGGATCGACGATTGTTCTCCCTTGAGGAGGACCTAAAAAAGGTGGAGGCTAAAATGTTAGCGGCAGTCAGGGAACGGACCGGCCTCAATGCTAACATCACCACCCTTGAAAGGCAGAAAGCTGAACTAAAGAAAGtcaatgagtttttaaaaaacaag GTTTCAGctgacacaacaaaaaaaaggatcaatTCACTTGCAATGGAGTTGATGGAAGCCAGGAACAAATTGGACAGCAAAAATAAG GAGCTAAGTGTTCTACAGCTCAGCGCCGATGGTCACCTTAAGGAGTTAGAAACAGAGCGCAAAGCTAGCAAGGATTCTCTCAAAGCTTTGACAGACAGGAATAATGACTTGG AGGATCTCtatcaagtgatgaaaacccaaaATGAGGAGTTGGAACAACAGAATGACAGGTTACATG CTGAGATACGGCAGCTTCAAGTGGAGATCAAGGCTATACAGGAATATCTGGATGCATCTAATGAGCAGATTCAG GACCTGCGCTTAAAGCTTAAAGAGACTACAGAACAGGACATTGTATGTAACTCTGAGCTGGAGAAAATTAA ACACCTAGAGGAGGAGTTGGAGCAGTGCACCACAAAGCTTGAAAGCACTGAAGTTGCTCTCAGGCAAAAAGAGAAGGATGTACTGAAATATGAGCACGAGATGCAGGCCACAAAGAAGGCTTTAGCAGAAGCGGAGAGCAAGTTGAAGAGCCAAGAGTTGAAGCTTAAGGCTTCCCAAGAGGCTGTGAGTGACTGTCAAGCAACAGTTGGTCAGCAAGAGGCTGAACTTACCTTGCTACGGGAGAAGCTCCAGACAACGGAGAGGAAGATGATTGAAGATGTGTCACATCTTGAACAGAAATGTCTGCTTTTGGTGGAGGAGAAAA ACAAAATTCGAGAGGAGAGACTGGAGGAGTTGACAACAGAGCTAAAACTGCTGAAGGACACTAACCAAGATGAGAAAGAGAAAAGGATTGAGCTCCAGCATGAGCATTCTTCTCTCATTGAGGAACTGACAAAAGAAAGG GCCCTGGTTGACTCTCTGACTGTGGTGCTGCAGCAAGAGAGGCACGAGTCAGAAGAATGCCGCAGTAAGCTGAATGAGGAGTTGGAGGAGGTTCTGGGAGAGCTGGCTCTCATGGAGGAGCAGGTGCAAAGACGAGGTGAAGCAGGCGAGCAGAGTCGGGAGGAAATTAATATGTTGGAGAGACAACTCCGTGAAACCAGGGAACTTTTTGAGCG CGACCTGTCATTGTTGAAAGAGTATCACTCGACTGCCATGAAAGAACTACAAGAGAAGCACGAAAGCACATTGAAGAGAATGGGAGAGATGTCGACAGAGCTGGAATG CACCAAAGAGTCTCAGAGGGGAGCAGAAGAGAGTCGTAAAAAACTGAAAGAGGAGCTGGACCAAGTGATTCAACAAAAAGACGTGGAGCACAAAATAAGACTTCAGAGTTCAGG AGTTTTGCAGGAGGTACAAGCTCGCCTTGATCAAAAAGTTCAGGAGATGCAGGCCTTGGAGGCCAGCCATGCTGTGAGAATCTGTCAGTTCGAGCAGGAGCTTCAGCGACAGACAAAAGACATGCATGATGCATTGAGGCAAGTTGAAGAGCAGAAAGGACAAGAAATTGCTGAACTTCACTATCAGGAACAAATGGTTCTGAAACATCTTGAGGAAGTCCGCCAGGAAAAGGTGAACATAATGGAGCAACTGctacaagaaaaagaagagaaaattaAATATCAAGCACAGCTTGAGGTGAAAAGGGCAGAACTGGAGGCTGAAACTCAAGACCACCAACAGCTCAGGTCAGAGGTTCTCAGACTACAGACGGAGCTCAATAGATTAGGTGAGGAAAGAAGTGGACTTGTGTCTCAAGTTGAAGTGTCAGACCAATCGTTGATGATGACAGATACAGAGAAGAGGCGGCTTCAGGCTCACTTGGATGAAATTCAGCAGGAGTGCGTGAACCTTCAGGCACAGACAGCCCTCGCAGAGGAGAAGGTGGACGGTCTGCTGTGCAAAATggaagaacaagaacaagagcGGAACACTCTGCAGTGCCAGGTTGGGGTCCTGACTCAGGAGAAGGTCACACTGCAGTGGGAGATGGACGAGCAGCGGCAGAAACTCCAAAAGCAAATGAGTAAAGCACAGGACAATAG CTCTTCGAATTCCGAGACGGAACACTGGAGGTCACAGTATGAAGAACTTCTTGCTAAGGTTAAACCCTTTGAG GAGCAACTGAATTACTTTGCTGCTGAGCGAAGGGCACTCATCAACGAAAAGGGAGCAAACCAGGAGGAGCTTAACAAGCTCTCAGATGCTTACGCTCGTCTGCTGGGTCACCAGAACCAGAAGCAGAAGATTAAACATGTGATGAAGCTAAAAGATGAAAATTATGACCTGAAACAG GAGGTGCTGAAGCTTCGCTCCCAGTTGAGCCGTCAGAAGAGTGATCCAAATCACCTCAAATCAAAGCTGCCCAGTGAATCTCAGCGCAGGTTTGATCCCAGTAAAGCGTTCCAGCACAATAAGGAGAACAGGCATGCTGAGACTGCTACCCCTCTGAGAGAAG AAAATCACACAGCAAGGAGATTCTTCTAG